A DNA window from Lepidochelys kempii isolate rLepKem1 chromosome 9, rLepKem1.hap2, whole genome shotgun sequence contains the following coding sequences:
- the NEU4 gene encoding sialidase-4: protein MGSRHFPARTVLFERELSGVTYRVPALLYIPCMAKLLAFAEERLSIDDAHANLLVLRRGTFYRNYVEWEDMRALETATLKHHRSMNPCPVYDEFTGIVFLFFTAVLGKTPEAYQIITGQNVARLCYVSSSDQGLSWSKVTDLTQQVIGRSITDWATFALGPGHGIQLKSGRLLVPAYTYHIDCKECFGKLCKTTPHSFTFYSDDHGQRWRFGEFIPNLPTVECQMVSVDEEDGSNVLYCNARSPMGFRVQALSTDDGAVFHLGQLVQRLVEPPHGCHGSIIGFPAPPFYAPSSPHSQWSTPWSINGPDCPLLSRKTTRHCYLPLCDMAVENPAAMSLGSQLQGHQQPAGSKEPCPSSSHHEIHDSMSSTVSCGGTGQPEPGAASKSIVLFQTPTWVLYSHPTSSRSRVNMGVYLSTFPSDADSWTEPWVIYEGPSAYSDLAYIELPFSEFSATGIPAIAFACLYENGTRSPYEQISFSLFTLYDVIQNIPLKVTSPDPKHHLDKKKRGRSCVTS, encoded by the exons ATGGGATCGCGCCATTTCCCAGCTCGCACTGTGCTGTTCGAGAGGGAGCTGAGTGGAGTGACTTACCGTGTCCCAGCTCTGCTCTACATCCCCTGCATGGCAAAGCTGTTGGCCTTTGCTGAGGAGAGGTTGAGCATTGATGATGCCCATGCCAACCTGCTGGTGCTGAGACGAGGAACCTTCTACAGAAACTACgtggag TGGGAAGACATGAGAGCACTCGAGACTGCGACCTTGAAGCACCATCGGTCCATGAACCCCTGTCCTGTCTATGATGAATTCACAGGCATCGTCTTCCTCTTCttcactgctgtgctgggcaagaCTCCTGAGGCCTATCAGATCATCACAGGCCAGAACGTCGCCCGCCTGTGCTATGTGTCCAGTTCCGACCAGGGGCTGAGCTGGAGCAAGGTTACAGACCTGACACAGCAGGTCATTGGCAGGTCCATCACAG ATTGGGCCACTTTTGCTCTAGGCCCTGGCCATGGAATTCAGCTCAAGTCGGGACGACTGCTGGTTCCAGCCTACACTTACCACATCGACTGCAAGGAGTGCTTTGGGAAGCTCTGCAAGACAACCCCTCACTCCTTCACCTTCTACAGCGATGACCATGGCCAGAGATGGCGCTTCGGCGAGTTCATCCCCAACCTGCCCACCGTGGAATGTCAGATGGTGTCTGTGGATGAGGAGGATGGCAGCAATGTCCTCTACTGCAATGCCAGGAGCCCCATGGGCTTCAGAGTGCAAGCGCTGAGCACAGATGATGGAGCAGTTTTCCACTTGGGGCAGCTTGTTCAGCGGCTTGTAGAGCCCCCTCATGGCTGTCATGGCAGTATCATTGgcttcccagcccctcccttctATGCCCCGAGCAGCCCCCATTCACAGTGGAGCACGCCTTGGTCTATCAATGGCCCAGACTGCCCACTGCTGTCTAGAAAAACCACTAGACACTGTTATCTCCCTCTCTGTGACATGGCTGTTGAAAACCCAGCAGCCATGTCTTTGGGCAGCCAGCTGCAGGGTCACCAACAGCCGGCAGGGTCAAAAGAGCCCTGTCCTTCCAGCAGCCATCACGAGATCCATGACTCCATGTCCTCAACTGTGTCATGTGGAGGTACGGGGCAGCCTGAACCAGGAGCTGCTTCCAAATCCATTGTCCTCTTCCAAACCCCAACATGGGTGCTCTATTCCCACCCAACAAGCTCCAGGTCTCGGGTCAACATGGGTGTCTATCTCAGTACATTCCCCAGTGATGCAGATAGCTGGACAGAGCCCTGGGTCATTTATGAAGGCCCCAGCGCCTACTCAGATCTGGCCTACATTGAACTGCCCTTCTCTGAGTTCTCAGCCACTGGGATCCCAGCCATAGCCTTTGCTTGCCTGTATGAAAATGGGACGAGGTCCCCCTACGAGCAGATCTCCTTCAGCTTGTTCACACTGTATGACGTGATTCAGAACATCCCCCTGAAAGTCACATCACCAGACCCGAAGCACCACTTGGATAagaaaaagagggggaggagTTGTGTCACCTCCTAA